In the Candidatus Delongbacteria bacterium genome, one interval contains:
- a CDS encoding PKD domain-containing protein: protein MIKMLLFIIILILISCSDNVTGNDKILNVEASFTYSPTTNIKTGDIVKFTNTSKNADLLEWNFGDGTSSTIDSPGHIYEISGIIEVQLIAKSSTSADTTTRSISIAESNPHYGKYYHENGYGGSLSFLADNVLLLSGPSGSVSGSYRMISPTKAEIDLADLSDGEFINNFMTFKNLHGTWNKE, encoded by the coding sequence ATGATTAAAATGCTGTTATTCATTATAATATTGATACTAATATCTTGTTCTGATAACGTAACAGGTAATGATAAAATTTTAAATGTAGAAGCGTCATTTACCTACAGTCCAACTACAAATATTAAAACTGGAGATATAGTAAAATTTACAAACACCTCTAAAAATGCGGATTTGTTAGAATGGAATTTTGGAGATGGAACAAGTTCGACTATTGATAGTCCAGGTCATATTTATGAAATTAGTGGAATCATCGAAGTTCAACTAATTGCAAAAAGTTCAACAAGTGCCGATACTACTACGAGAAGTATTTCAATTGCTGAAAGTAATCCTCATTATGGTAAATATTACCATGAAAATGGTTATGGAGGTAGTCTTTCATTTCTTGCTGATAATGTATTATTACTTTCAGGACCATCTGGATCAGTAAGCGGGAGTTATAGAATGATTAGCCCAACAAAAGCTGAAATTGATTTAGCAGATTTAAGCGATGGAGAGTTTATAAATAATTTTATGACATTTAAAAATCTGCATGGTACATGGAATAAGGAATAA
- a CDS encoding T9SS type A sorting domain-containing protein, producing the protein MRKMMAFILLAAVALVFAKEADVKLPVVNQNQIAKDNGDWYARYTDFTADSRGIKYVSAVNADVIWASAYDGTSANVSIQEFTKTTDGGETWNAGTITATTGGDIAMIQGLSETKAVVAIHSATTQGIYMTTDGGDSWTRQESADFNLSGSFPNVVHFFDENNGFAQGDPVGGYYELYTTTDGGENWTRVPTENIPAPISGEWGVVGYYDAIGDNIWFGTNKGRVYRSNDKGYNWEVAAIGMADYTDLEFKSATHGIACFRSSAATDGKYFETFDGGASWAEVTPVGPYYNADIAYVPGTANTWVCTGSATDESGASYSFDGGHTWEEWATMTGTQMLATEWFNNTSGWAGGFSNAANGAGMFIFDGTLGTSAGNTVIVFEDDFENGVSNWTLDGTWGTTTETNHSPSNSLTESPNANYQNDVDMTAMLTNGVDLSDAAGAELNFWFKSDIETGFDYMYLDLSTDGTNWQNLKTYDEEDGDWTEETISLAGFVGNSDVKIRFRFVSDGGYVTVGYFIDDVVITTTDQDTFPPFISHQGPAFYEGSMNSQTVSATILDYSNLSNVKVEYTADNGATQNITMTNSSGDIWTANIPHHSSGVQIDYKIVATDAMSNTGMSTTYSYIEGNHIIQDNGIVDFYSTIEPGAETAAAVFCQMPAGYDRLDFALIRNYTDNNNVNSPMMFYVWEDDFGFPGSSLITPFQITAEATPQNTSAMTRVDLRPYASQLKNLDSFYIGIEVIDGPVYFTMTNPGNFPGSSFVNGASGWSIFESTSGEADFHFRAIVSSSTDIEETVATTATIFNNYPNPFNPTTTLNFVLNNAQNVKLSVYNSNGEIVANITKGFMNAGAHTFDFDASQLASGIYYAKLLVGNELITRKMVLIK; encoded by the coding sequence ATGAGAAAAATGATGGCTTTCATTCTTTTAGCAGCTGTGGCTCTTGTTTTTGCGAAAGAAGCTGATGTTAAGCTTCCAGTTGTAAATCAAAATCAGATTGCAAAAGATAATGGTGATTGGTATGCAAGATATACTGATTTCACAGCAGATTCTAGAGGGATTAAATATGTAAGTGCAGTTAATGCCGATGTTATTTGGGCTTCTGCATATGATGGAACAAGTGCAAATGTAAGCATTCAAGAATTTACTAAAACAACTGATGGTGGTGAAACTTGGAATGCTGGTACAATCACGGCTACTACAGGTGGTGATATTGCGATGATTCAAGGTTTGAGTGAAACAAAGGCAGTTGTTGCTATTCACTCTGCAACTACTCAAGGTATTTATATGACTACTGATGGTGGTGATAGCTGGACAAGACAAGAGTCTGCAGATTTCAATCTTTCAGGATCTTTTCCAAATGTAGTTCATTTTTTTGACGAAAATAATGGATTTGCACAGGGTGATCCTGTTGGTGGTTATTACGAACTTTACACAACAACTGATGGTGGTGAAAACTGGACAAGAGTTCCTACTGAGAATATCCCAGCTCCAATATCTGGAGAGTGGGGAGTTGTAGGTTATTACGATGCGATTGGTGATAATATTTGGTTTGGAACAAACAAAGGTAGAGTTTACAGATCTAATGACAAAGGATATAACTGGGAAGTTGCGGCTATTGGTATGGCTGACTATACAGATTTAGAATTTAAATCTGCAACTCACGGTATTGCATGTTTTAGATCATCTGCTGCAACTGATGGAAAATATTTCGAAACATTTGATGGTGGTGCTTCATGGGCTGAAGTTACACCTGTTGGACCTTATTATAATGCTGATATAGCTTATGTTCCTGGTACAGCAAATACTTGGGTTTGTACAGGTTCGGCTACTGATGAATCTGGAGCTTCATATAGCTTTGATGGAGGTCACACTTGGGAAGAGTGGGCTACTATGACTGGTACTCAGATGCTTGCTACTGAGTGGTTTAACAATACTTCTGGATGGGCTGGAGGATTTTCCAATGCAGCTAATGGTGCGGGAATGTTTATATTTGATGGCACATTGGGTACTTCTGCAGGTAATACAGTAATAGTTTTTGAAGATGATTTTGAAAACGGTGTAAGCAATTGGACTCTTGACGGAACTTGGGGGACAACAACAGAAACAAATCATTCTCCATCTAATTCACTAACTGAATCTCCAAATGCAAATTATCAAAATGATGTTGATATGACAGCAATGCTTACTAATGGTGTTGATCTTTCTGATGCCGCTGGAGCTGAGTTGAATTTCTGGTTCAAATCTGATATTGAAACTGGTTTTGACTACATGTATTTGGATCTTTCAACAGATGGAACTAACTGGCAAAATTTAAAAACTTATGATGAAGAAGATGGTGACTGGACAGAAGAAACTATCTCACTTGCTGGTTTCGTTGGAAACTCTGATGTTAAAATCAGATTTAGATTTGTTTCTGATGGTGGATATGTAACTGTTGGATATTTCATTGATGATGTCGTGATTACTACAACAGATCAAGATACTTTCCCTCCATTTATATCTCACCAAGGACCTGCTTTCTATGAAGGTTCTATGAATAGTCAAACAGTTTCAGCAACTATTCTTGATTATTCTAATCTTTCTAATGTTAAAGTTGAGTATACTGCAGACAATGGAGCTACTCAGAACATAACAATGACAAACAGCTCTGGTGATATTTGGACAGCTAATATTCCTCATCATTCTTCAGGAGTTCAAATTGATTATAAAATTGTTGCAACCGATGCTATGAGTAATACTGGTATGAGTACAACATACTCCTACATCGAAGGTAATCATATTATTCAAGATAACGGTATTGTTGATTTCTATTCAACAATTGAACCAGGTGCAGAAACTGCAGCTGCTGTATTCTGCCAAATGCCAGCTGGATATGATAGACTAGATTTTGCTCTTATCAGAAATTATACTGACAACAACAATGTTAATAGCCCAATGATGTTCTACGTTTGGGAAGATGATTTTGGATTCCCTGGATCAAGCTTAATCACTCCTTTCCAAATAACAGCTGAAGCAACTCCACAAAATACAAGTGCAATGACTAGAGTTGACTTAAGACCATATGCTAGCCAGCTTAAAAATCTTGATTCATTCTACATTGGTATCGAAGTCATTGACGGTCCTGTTTACTTCACAATGACTAACCCTGGTAACTTCCCTGGTTCATCATTTGTGAATGGTGCTTCAGGATGGAGTATTTTTGAATCAACAAGTGGTGAAGCGGATTTCCATTTTAGAGCTATTGTAAGTTCTTCAACAGACATTGAAGAAACTGTTGCTACTACTGCTACAATTTTTAACAACTATCCAAATCCTTTCAACCCTACAACAACTTTGAACTTTGTTCTTAACAATGCTCAAAATGTAAAATTATCTGTTTACAACTCAAATGGAGAGATTGTAGCTAATATTACTAAAGGATTCATGAATGCTGGAGCTCATACATTTGATTTTGATGCTTCTCAACTTGCAAGTGGTATTTATTATGCGAAACTTCTTGTTGGAAATGAGTTAATCACTAGAAAAATGGTATTGATTAAATAA
- a CDS encoding TIGR01777 family oxidoreductase, with protein MKIAISGSSGFIGRKLFDFLSIDNEVIKINRSDFKKNDDSFSKLIENCNVIINLVGAPIIKRWTKSYIRELYTSRLDSVDKFTRSIKLLNKKPSHFLNASAVGIYTSNDKVHTEIDYTQSNNLLGDLVSKWEESVKILENEAKVKTTIMRFGVVLSKTGGALEKMIFPFKLGLGSIVGNGKQPMPWISINDLKHAVKYVIDREIYGVINFVNPSMINNREFSKALARAVNSFLFLKTPEFVFKLLFGSGSIVLTEGQKVKPYILLKEGFIFQDQSFADFLEKEMGLK; from the coding sequence ATGAAAATTGCTATTTCAGGATCCTCTGGCTTCATTGGAAGAAAATTATTTGACTTCCTTTCAATAGATAATGAAGTTATTAAAATAAACAGATCTGATTTTAAAAAAAATGATGATTCATTTTCAAAATTGATTGAAAATTGCAATGTGATAATAAATTTAGTGGGAGCTCCGATAATCAAAAGATGGACGAAAAGCTATATAAGAGAACTCTATACTAGCAGATTAGATAGCGTGGACAAATTTACGAGATCAATAAAACTGCTTAACAAAAAACCTTCACATTTCCTAAATGCCTCTGCTGTCGGAATTTACACTTCTAATGATAAAGTTCACACTGAAATAGATTATACTCAATCCAATAATTTGCTTGGAGATCTGGTATCAAAATGGGAAGAGTCTGTAAAAATTCTGGAAAATGAAGCAAAAGTTAAAACTACAATAATGAGATTTGGAGTTGTATTATCCAAAACTGGTGGAGCTTTGGAGAAAATGATTTTTCCGTTTAAATTAGGTTTAGGTTCTATCGTGGGAAACGGAAAACAACCTATGCCATGGATTTCGATTAATGATTTAAAACATGCTGTAAAGTATGTGATAGATAGAGAGATTTATGGTGTCATTAATTTTGTGAATCCAAGCATGATAAATAATAGAGAATTTTCAAAGGCTTTGGCAAGAGCAGTAAATAGTTTTTTATTTTTAAAAACGCCTGAATTTGTATTTAAATTACTATTCGGTTCGGGTTCTATAGTTCTTACTGAAGGACAAAAAGTAAAACCATATATCTTGTTAAAGGAAGGATTTATTTTTCAAGATCAGAGTTTTGCAGATTTTCTTGAAAAGGAAATGGGGTTAAAATAA
- the truA gene encoding tRNA pseudouridine(38-40) synthase TruA: protein MKKNIRIDFQYDGSNFRGSQIQPGERTVQGEIENAIEIVTGQKISTIFSGRTDSGVHAYHQVLNFFVDTNIPSEKFIFALRPHLPSDINLLSSYSVPHSFNARFSAKQRTYRYYIRDKRDVFLDRYRLIVNKIPSIDRLNELNDLIIKAGNYKSMCSYKSSTENFLCDIKNIEWFKEGEELVFQITANRFLHNMIRIMVSVYLEYGNKNLDIKAVEKILISKDRVHAPKTISPTGLFLWKIEY from the coding sequence ATGAAAAAAAATATAAGAATTGACTTCCAATATGACGGATCTAATTTTAGAGGATCACAAATACAGCCTGGAGAAAGAACTGTTCAAGGTGAAATAGAAAATGCAATTGAAATTGTAACAGGGCAAAAAATTAGTACAATTTTTTCTGGTAGAACAGATTCTGGAGTGCATGCTTACCACCAAGTTTTGAATTTTTTTGTAGATACAAATATTCCATCTGAAAAATTTATTTTTGCATTGAGACCTCATTTACCAAGTGATATTAATTTGCTTTCTTCTTATTCTGTACCTCACAGCTTCAATGCAAGATTTTCAGCTAAACAGAGAACATATAGATACTACATAAGAGATAAAAGAGATGTGTTTTTAGATAGATACAGACTAATAGTAAATAAAATTCCAAGTATTGATAGATTGAACGAGCTAAACGATTTAATTATCAAGGCTGGCAATTACAAGTCGATGTGTTCATATAAATCATCGACCGAAAATTTCCTATGTGACATCAAGAATATAGAGTGGTTTAAAGAAGGAGAAGAACTAGTTTTTCAAATAACTGCGAACAGATTTCTACATAATATGATAAGAATAATGGTGTCAGTTTATCTTGAGTATGGAAATAAAAATCTAGACATCAAAGCTGTAGAAAAGATACTTATTTCTAAAGATAGGGTCCACGCCCCCAAGACCATATCACCTACAGGTTTATTTCTTTGGAAGATAGAGTATTGA
- a CDS encoding T9SS type A sorting domain-containing protein produces the protein MKKLYFCILVFVCFVFADLPTNFDLRNVNGENYVTSVKSQQGGTCWTHATMAVMESNLLKSNDWLYTYEPDLAEYHLDWWNGFNQNYNGDLENPTGTGLEVHMGGDYLVSAAYLARTNGAVANSSAQSFDNPPEYYDYDYDIYSPEHIEWYTMDDELNGIEEIKQAIIDYGAIGTCMFYNNAFIDWDYNHYQPATSNELPNHAVTIIGWDDERITQAPNAGAWLVKNSWGTGWGHDGYFWISYYDKWSCREPFMGAVSMRGKINYGFLNFQDSAIGHDYHGWRDTLEDVSIAMNHFDQEDSPYIIGGFSWIDGYGIITATDNCEVTITTASDFEFQNIIDNRTVLVPKRGFHYIETENMVGIMYMSDIYVKVELSNGGHAIDRTSDIPVLLGGVPGKTIVESTADYNESFYFQNGEWLDLKEYDLGDYTGSANFCIKIYAEHEVSIEETIAENHGIISSYPNPFNPETNISFVAEGMKDVRIVVYNSKGESVKEFNVNNVQTGIQSVKFNASNLPSGVYNAAIFGNNRLMSSSKMVLIK, from the coding sequence ATGAAAAAACTGTATTTCTGTATTTTAGTTTTTGTCTGTTTTGTTTTTGCAGATCTGCCAACGAATTTTGATCTAAGAAATGTTAATGGAGAAAACTATGTAACATCAGTGAAATCTCAACAAGGAGGAACTTGTTGGACTCATGCTACCATGGCTGTAATGGAGTCAAATCTACTAAAAAGCAACGATTGGTTGTATACTTATGAACCAGATTTAGCGGAATACCATCTTGATTGGTGGAATGGTTTCAATCAAAATTATAATGGAGATCTCGAAAACCCAACAGGTACTGGTTTAGAAGTGCATATGGGTGGTGATTATTTGGTTAGTGCGGCATATTTGGCTAGAACGAATGGGGCTGTAGCCAATAGCTCAGCTCAAAGCTTTGATAATCCACCTGAGTATTACGATTATGATTATGATATTTATTCGCCAGAGCATATAGAGTGGTATACTATGGACGATGAGCTTAACGGAATAGAGGAGATTAAGCAAGCTATCATAGATTATGGGGCAATTGGAACTTGCATGTTTTACAATAATGCTTTCATAGATTGGGACTATAACCACTATCAGCCAGCAACTTCGAATGAGCTTCCTAACCACGCCGTGACTATTATCGGTTGGGATGACGAAAGGATTACTCAAGCTCCAAATGCAGGGGCTTGGCTTGTAAAAAATAGTTGGGGTACAGGTTGGGGACATGATGGATATTTCTGGATCTCGTATTACGATAAATGGTCATGTCGTGAGCCTTTTATGGGGGCTGTTTCTATGAGAGGAAAGATAAATTATGGTTTTTTGAATTTTCAAGACTCAGCAATTGGACATGATTATCATGGCTGGAGAGATACTTTAGAGGATGTTTCAATTGCTATGAATCATTTTGATCAAGAAGATTCTCCATATATAATTGGAGGATTCTCATGGATAGATGGATATGGTATTATTACCGCTACTGACAATTGTGAAGTTACAATTACCACTGCTTCCGATTTTGAATTTCAAAATATAATTGATAATCGTACAGTATTGGTTCCAAAAAGAGGATTTCACTATATCGAAACAGAAAATATGGTTGGGATCATGTACATGAGTGACATATATGTAAAAGTTGAGCTTTCCAATGGTGGACATGCAATTGATAGAACTTCCGATATTCCAGTTTTACTTGGTGGCGTTCCTGGCAAAACTATTGTCGAATCGACTGCTGACTATAATGAATCTTTCTACTTTCAGAATGGTGAATGGCTTGACTTGAAAGAGTACGATTTGGGTGATTATACGGGCTCTGCAAACTTTTGTATAAAAATTTATGCTGAACATGAGGTTTCGATAGAGGAAACAATAGCCGAAAATCATGGAATTATTTCAAGTTATCCAAATCCTTTCAATCCTGAAACAAATATAAGTTTCGTAGCTGAGGGAATGAAAGATGTTAGAATAGTTGTTTATAATTCTAAGGGAGAGTCAGTAAAGGAGTTCAATGTAAACAATGTTCAAACAGGTATCCAAAGTGTAAAGTTTAATGCCTCAAATTTACCAAGTGGTGTTTACAATGCTGCTATTTTTGGTAACAACAGATTGATGAGCTCAAGCAAGATGGTTCTAATCAAATAG
- a CDS encoding transporter substrate-binding domain-containing protein, translated as MRVFLVFITFFTLTQILFGEKVKIAVGLALPPYVLSDTNEGIELEIVKEALLRKGHDIELKYLPFARVVEAMKQKEVDAAMTIQESSGITDVYYSNSHIEYQNVVVSLAEKNYKIEKISDLSNKSVLAFQNAKLYLGEEFKNEMGKNPNYREIAQQENQVAMLFMDRADVDVVDINIFKYYKDKTTKTDTSLPIVFHEIFPKTNYKVAFKDQKIRDDFNSGLKEIKADGTYDKIFKKYIK; from the coding sequence ATGAGAGTTTTTTTGGTTTTTATTACGTTCTTTACTTTAACGCAAATATTGTTTGGCGAAAAAGTAAAAATTGCTGTTGGCTTAGCTCTGCCACCTTATGTCCTATCCGACACAAATGAAGGTATTGAACTTGAAATTGTAAAAGAAGCTCTGTTAAGAAAAGGTCATGATATAGAGCTAAAATATTTACCGTTTGCTCGTGTTGTTGAAGCAATGAAGCAAAAGGAAGTTGATGCGGCGATGACAATCCAAGAAAGTTCTGGAATTACCGATGTTTATTATTCAAATTCGCACATAGAATATCAAAATGTAGTTGTTTCTTTAGCGGAGAAGAATTACAAGATTGAGAAGATAAGTGATTTGAGCAATAAATCTGTGCTAGCTTTTCAGAATGCGAAGCTGTATTTGGGTGAAGAATTTAAGAATGAGATGGGAAAGAATCCAAATTATAGGGAAATTGCCCAACAAGAAAACCAGGTAGCAATGCTCTTTATGGACAGGGCAGATGTTGATGTTGTAGACATTAATATTTTCAAATACTATAAAGATAAAACAACCAAAACGGATACATCTCTGCCTATAGTTTTTCATGAAATCTTTCCAAAAACTAATTATAAAGTAGCCTTTAAAGATCAGAAAATTAGGGATGATTTCAATAGCGGTCTAAAAGAGATTAAGGCTGATGGCACCTATGATAAGATATTTAAAAAGTATATAAAGTAA
- a CDS encoding PepSY-associated TM helix domain-containing protein has translation MKFNWRKWNLIIHRDLGFLFFGMTLIYAISGIAINHNKDWNPNYKVDSEVMDITLHKGEISDAYCNDLLVNIDSELQYKRFYFPNDSILRIIFNGGNLSINIESGDGVLTKTVVRPLLKQMNYLHYNPVRSWTWFSDIYAVSLILLAISGIIITRGKKGLVGRGGAYLLVGIIIPIIYVYIYH, from the coding sequence ATGAAATTTAATTGGCGGAAATGGAATCTTATAATCCATAGGGATCTAGGATTCCTTTTTTTTGGAATGACTCTGATTTATGCTATTTCAGGTATAGCAATAAATCACAACAAGGATTGGAATCCAAATTATAAAGTTGATTCTGAAGTTATGGATATCACTCTTCATAAAGGTGAGATTAGTGATGCTTATTGCAATGATCTGCTAGTAAATATAGACTCCGAACTTCAATATAAACGTTTCTATTTTCCTAATGACTCAATTTTAAGAATTATTTTTAATGGTGGAAATTTAAGTATAAATATTGAATCTGGCGATGGAGTACTAACAAAAACAGTAGTTAGACCATTGCTTAAGCAGATGAATTACCTGCATTATAACCCTGTACGAAGCTGGACATGGTTTTCTGATATTTATGCTGTAAGTTTGATATTGCTTGCAATATCAGGGATCATTATTACTAGAGGTAAAAAAGGATTAGTGGGTCGTGGTGGAGCATATTTACTGGTCGGAATAATTATACCGATAATATATGTCTACATATATCACTAG
- a CDS encoding class I SAM-dependent methyltransferase — MLDRNEFDQWAGSYDETISKSSKGYPFEGYYEVLGYVQNSIEVNVNLWILDLGIGTGLLTNELYRKGVNIVGVDFSKKMIEEAIKKMPKGIFVCYDFNENLPTEITKKKFDYIVSSYAIHHVNDERKLELIKQLSNILSNNGKIIIADIAFENQKHLDLIKSETSAWDDDEYYIVADNLLKNFEQSGFYARYNQISKCAGVIEIGRKV; from the coding sequence ATGTTAGATAGAAATGAATTTGATCAATGGGCAGGAAGTTATGATGAAACAATAAGTAAATCAAGTAAAGGTTATCCGTTTGAAGGATATTATGAAGTACTTGGATACGTTCAAAATTCAATTGAGGTAAATGTTAATTTATGGATTTTAGATCTGGGAATTGGCACGGGTTTGTTAACAAATGAACTTTATCGGAAGGGAGTAAATATAGTAGGTGTTGATTTTTCTAAAAAAATGATAGAAGAAGCAATTAAAAAAATGCCAAAAGGTATATTCGTTTGTTATGACTTTAACGAAAATTTGCCTACCGAAATAACTAAAAAGAAATTCGATTATATTGTATCCTCTTACGCTATCCATCATGTTAATGATGAAAGAAAACTAGAATTAATAAAACAACTAAGTAATATTTTGAGTAATAATGGAAAAATAATAATTGCAGATATAGCTTTTGAAAATCAGAAACATCTAGATTTAATTAAGTCTGAAACTAGTGCATGGGATGATGATGAGTATTATATTGTTGCAGATAATTTATTAAAAAACTTTGAACAATCGGGATTTTATGCAAGATATAATCAAATATCAAAGTGTGCTGGCGTAATTGAAATTGGAAGAAAAGTTTAA